The genomic stretch TAATTCCCAGTATGTTCTCTCAGGTAACGTGCCACAACATTTACCAGATCCCCAAGCATCAAGGGGATTTGAATATTCAAGATAGCGGCACCAAAAGCAAGCtgaaagacacaaaagaaagaaaaagaaacagtttaGTTTTGTCAAAATGATCGACATGTCACGACTTTAAGCATATGtcacataatattttattttagaaacatgGATTCAGGCTTACCACAACAGCCCCGATGAGAGCAAAGAGCTGAGGTTTGACAAATTCCCACAGGATATGCCATTTAAACTCTGGCGCAGAGTTTTTGGCTACAACATCTATCACAGTGTTGTGATTTACATCTTCCTCACAGTGAGCTACATGGCAAAATACTCGTGCAGAGACAGTGAGTACTGCTGGTCCCAAGATATATCTGAGAACCACGTGTGGGGTTTTGGATGTACGGGTGACAGGCCGACAGGCAGCTTTCCGAGTAAGGCTCCAAAAGTGACTGATGGCATTTCCTGGCTTCTGTGAGGAGCTGTGTGCATTAGATCCTGGAGATGTATACCACCTAAATAAGAAAGCATATTAATACAATTAGGAATTCATTAACCTAAATGACACCATCCCACTGTACCCACCCACCTATGTGCATCTGAACACTAAAGGGATGCAGCTATGTCAAGACTGTCAGGCCGAGCTTGTCAGTGCTGGTTAACTAACAGTTTGTCTGATAAAACAGGCAGTGCTCACATTAGTGTTACCCTACCGTGACAGTTTCCATAAGTCTGCAGGTTTATTGCATCGCGGGTATAACGACAGTGATCGCAATGGAGCTGCTCTACGACACAGTAACTGAAACATCCTTTGCGCTTATTTCAGTGATTATAAGCTCATTGGGTTAAAGTAAGCGTTAAGCTCTGCAGTGATCCACGGGCACACAGCAGCCTGCCATATTGACAATGACCCAGAGTGCATTTCTGCGACTACACGGGACAGTATCTTATTCGTGTCCACACTGGTATGTGACAACAGAGTCACAGCTTGCATCATACTGGCGAGTGTTAAGCGATTTGTGGAGTACTGTTAAACCGGGACACCAGAAAAACCGGCTATTCTAGGAAAAACCTAAAGAAAACTACAACCCTTACTCGGAAATGACGCCCTGACCAGAAGTGACGTAAATGGTGTTTTGTTGACATTCGTttgtaaaagacaaaaacagtggACACGCACAGGATGATGTATTTTTGGAAACTGACTAACTGACCTCGAGACAGACTAGAGACACTGGTATCATAATTTAAAGATAGTTGCGCCTATTAAACGAGCTCCGGTCATTATTAGACTCAAAAACAAAGACGAAAGAAGACCAAGATCAGTAGATGAGGAACAAAACAAACCGTGTCACCCTGACTACACGAGTGGCTGAATCATTGACAGGCTAGCCAGCCACCACATAGTTGGCTCAGATATTTATATTACAAACGAGATTTTCACATTCCGTAACTGTCTACTACTAATACTGGCTATTTCTTTTAAACGGCTTCCTagtatgttattttatattgtagGGTTACGCAAGCGCTGTTTGCCAGACTAGCAGGTTAGCGTGCTAGCTTAATGCTCGCCGTAGCTACCGTTGCTCGCACATGAACAGCTGAGTAGCTAGCTGCACAATGTAGTTCAGATTTCGAGACTGCCTTTGTTTCATTCAGTGTTTACTAAAAGTAGCCCGTGACTTGAAGGCCACCTTAAGAATGTGAAGCACAATGGCGAACTTAGAAGCTTACCAGGAATATCAGAGAATTGAGGACTTTGAGGAGGACTCGCCACCAGGGGAGGAAGATTTACTGGTGCATGTGCCTGAAGGCCTGAaaggtaaatatgtttttagcTACGACTGGTATGAGTATAAATGGTTTTTAGTATAATTAGGTGAATAATTAGGTTGTCTGAAAAACATGATGCAGCTGGGTAGGGCTGGGCGATATGGAAAAAACATcacaatcattttttttcatcagtagATATTGATATATTTCACAATATAAACCAAAACATTGGATCTGAGAAACTCAAAGGAACATGGCAAACATACTGCATTATACAAcagtatttgaaataaaatagttatatatatataataagcTGAAATCTTTATTCTGAACAGTCAAAAGCCTTAAGTGATACAGGAGAACACATtaaactccaaataaataaaacaaaatgttatttcttatattttcaATCTACagctttcatgttttacacAAGGACAGTAACTAAATAAATTCTTTGGTCACatccaaataaacaaatttgGTCTGTTGTTGTGCAGCAAGTGTCACTCTTGTTTTAAGGGAACACCAACATTTGTTTGGGTCAGGGACTCTAAAGACTTGCATTTTATGTGCTCCAGTGGATGGCACTGCTTTAGGTGCTAAAAATGGCTAGTGGCAATAGTTGTTTTTGGTCAAACATTTATATGTTCTTGTCAAATATATGTCTATTTTAAGCAGTGCATGCTACTCTGCTTCTTGTCGAACTAAATATCCAAACTGTCTCCACACCATTAAAGTCCACAGACCCTTGCTCTCAACAATGCACTCATCTTCCCCTCCTCGTCCCCAAAAGTAATGGCCTACTCTTATCATCAAGATCTACTTTGATCTTATCACGATGCAACATtgcaacataaaatttgatATGTGGCACAGCCCTACAGCTGGGTTATAGCTTGTTGAGCAGAGATTCTAGTTTTCTAatgctttcatttcttttacagACTCATGGCACCATATCAAGAACCTGGATAATTTCTTCACAAGGATATCCTTTAAAATTACAGGCTAGTTTAAATAACAATCTACAGTATACTGTCATtgactgtgacacactgacacacaagcATTGCAGGTCATGTCAGTAGTCATATTTAGAATCTGCTGAATTATACAGTGGTTACTTTTTGACTTTTTGACTGTCAGACTTGCAGACTGTTATATGAAGCAACAGTAAAGTGCATTTACTGCTGTTTGATTGGTATATTTGTAATACCTTCGTTTATCCTGGAGATTGCTTAATCAGTGCTGACcaactataaaaataatattttcagttgttATTTTAGATTTTCCTTAACCTGCTGTGTCCACATCTATCATTTTCATCAAAAGAATGGCTTTGCTTGTATGATGATGTCAGAATTCTTTGAACTTGTGTGAGTATTAAGACATTTATATACCTAATGAatatgcagtgaaataaaagtaTATGCTTTTAGTGAGATAAGAGTTGATTTTGCAGTTCCAGCAGaatttttgtttacagtaataCTTAGGCCTCATTTGTGACACTGgtcatttttcatgttgttatGACAGTTGAGTTTGCCTCAGGCTGCAGCATGAAAGTTCATCTAGATGATTTCAACAGCAGCTGTACATGATCTTGTGTAAAATAATTTCTCTTGGCATAACCTATTATGTTAGCTTTACAGACTTGACTCTGGGCCATTGTGCCAGTGcaatatagtgttttttttatgatacaaattattaaataattttttagcTGCTACTGTTACAGTACACCATCACTATTATTTGGTCCTGGTAGTGTTTGTATGAATCTGGCCAAAGTGAGCTTATTAATATGGGCCCCTTAAACCATTAGCTGGAGAAAATCTGTCTATATAATGGCAACATATTGAATAGACAGGTTGCAACCACGCTATTGTACATTAATCCCTTGCCAGTAAGTACACACTGTCTGTGGCTCTATGTTTCGAAATGAAATATAGCCAATACAATATGCCAATAATAATCTCTTTGGTCAGATGTATTGTTTTGGCTTTTCTACCATTGTGCTGTAATTAAGTATGAAgcctaatcttttttttttccccatgttctccaaacagtcagtttttatttgtcgTCACATTCACTACGTTCCTTGTCAACTGTGTGGAGTATGATGTCCTGTTTGCAAATCGCGCAGTCAACCACACTGGAAGCACTCAGAACCCCTTGGACAGGAACAAAGTCACTCTCCCAGATGCCATCTTACCTACCCAGCAGTGCACTCAGAGgtaatcctgtttttttttttctttctttttttatctgtggAATCAAAATGAGTGAAGAGGTTCAGTGAGTTAATTGAAAAAGCTGTACTGTCACATATAGTGATGTGCCTATGGATCCTCTCATTTCAGCCAGCCATTCAATAATTTGTTGTCAAGCATTCATGGTCTTGGAGCTAGTGAGAGCCAATTTAGAGACAGGGGTTGGGAGGGATTTAACTTGGCTTGCTTAATACAGTGACTTTTAGACATAATTTCCTATTGAATCATATCAGATGTGACTTCAGATTGCAAGATACAGTCACAATCACAGGGTAGGAATACAGAACAGTGGCCTCTTTATCCTGTGGGTTTTTGATTTTCCTTAGAAAATTAAGAGTTCTCTCTTCTGTTAATAATCCTAAgcaattatttctgtttctattctatttttttattagattgaaatgtatttttcaacatatttttctaaactATGTTTAAAGCGCAGGTGATATTagttaatataaaatgtatttttactcaACCTGAGATTGGTAGCTTCAAGTTGCAACATTCCTGCAGCTAACGGTTACTTGGAGGAAAGTATTTGTGTACTGTGTTCAGGCTGACTTAAGAGAACAGGGCAATGTAATTGATAGCTTCAGTGAGGTAAAACTGGCCAGCCATACACTGATGACTTGGCTGGGGCAGCATAGTGACAACCACATGACATTTTCTTCCTCCACTGAACAGACCACTCAACCCTCACCCCATGTagtcatatatttttttcaaggTTTAGCTTCACTTGTGATATGTTTCTTAAACTATTCTAATAAGCCTTTCATCACTTTGTTCCTCATTCTGACCATAGCTCAAAAGTCATTTATATCAAAGGCAAATTTGTACAACTGCTTGGAATTATAGTTTGGGAACAATTTGTCCCAGAGTTTGGAACCTATCTGTCTAtaattgaaattttaaaaaaaaagtaaatgctTGTCCCAAGCATATTCtgaccttttatttattttgtctgaaaATGTTCTTTACCACAGAAGGTACTAAGCCAGAAAATGCCCATGTATTAGCTAATATCTGTTTGTGGGAATAGATTACTGATGCTCCTTGCATTCTGAGTTTTGACATAGAGTACTTGGAAGCTTCCTTAATTATAGAGTGAACTAAGCAGGCCACCTTACCCAAGACCTGTAAACAGGGGCTCAATGTCAGTTTAATGGGTTACAATATGCACTGAGAGCAACAGTGTCTCATCTTCTTATAATATTCTACATGTCATGTTAAATAAAAGTTCATTCTCACTGTCATAACAATAGTTAGGGTGTCATATTTTTCTGGTGAATatctcctgtttgtgtttttcattttgccttAATTCTGATTTCATGTTATtacttatttttaaatgttatttatttgcgACGGTTGAACTTTCGCTGTTTCTATTCAGGATTCAAGAGAACAGCTGGATTATATTCCTTCTCGTCATGGCAGCCATCTTCTGGATCTATCGACTTGTTAAAGTCTTTTGCAATGTTCTAAGCTACTGGGAGATCAGACAGTTTTACATCAAAGCATTGAAGATCAGAATGGTAAGTTTTTATCAAAACGTGCTTCAGCGAAAGGTCATCCAAATGCATCTTGTGACAGAAGTCTCTTGTTATGAAGTGATAGGTGTCTTTTGTCATTTCGCTCAATTTACTTTATGCTCCCAGGATGAACTATGCAACTTCACATGGCAGGAGGTCCAGGACCGGCTCATCAGCCTGCAAAGAGAACAGCAAATGTGCATACACAAGAAAGAGTTGACAGAACTTGACATCTATCACCGCATCCTTCGATTCAAGAACTATATGGTGGCTATGATAAACAAATCACTGCTGccagtgcagctgcagctcccCCTGCTGGGCAATTTGGTGTTCCTCACCCAGGGCCTCAAATACAACTTTGAGCTCATCCTCTTCTGGGGTCCTGGCTCTCTGTTTCAGAATAAGTGGAACCTGCACCCCAAGTACAAACGAAGTGGGAACCGCCTGGAGCTTGCCCAGCAGCTTAGTAGAGTCATTCTTCTGATGGGTTTGGCTAATTTGCTGCTATGCCCGTTCATCCTGGTGTGGCAGGTGCTCTATGCTTTCTTCAGCTATACAGAAGTGATTCGCAGAGAACCTGGAAGCCTGGGTGCACGCCGCTGGTCCCTTTATGGTCGTCTATACCTCCGACACTTTAATGAACTAGATCATGAACTTCATGGACGTTTAGGTCGTGCCTATAAACCCACTTCCAAATATATGAACTCTTTTACGTCACCACTGCTGACTGTGCTTGCAAAGAACATTGCGTTCTTCTCAGGCTCAGTGTTGGCTGTTCTAATCGCACTGACAGTCTATGATGAGGATGTTCTGACAGTGCAGCACATTCTAACTGCTATTACTGTGCTGGGGGTGGTTATTACTATTGCCAGGTGAGTTTTTAGAGGCagattgttatttattttttttaaacagggtCCCTTTCAGAATAACTCATTGTAGGTTGCCAGcactttgttatttttaaatttaccaTATCAAGATATATCaacatctgtattttctgttttttaaatataattttgccTTACTGAGCTTTcctgtttttgtaattttatatcATATATGTAGCTACTGTAAAGTATTACTGTCATATGTTGACACTTTGTACCTATCCTATGCCAGGTCCTTCATCCCAGATGAGCATATGGTGTGGTGTCcagaacagctgctgcagtgtatgCTGGCACACATTCACTACATGCCAGACCACTGGAGGGGCAATGCTAACAAGAGCGAGACCCGTGACGAGGTGGCACAGCTGCTTCAGTACAAAGCGGTGAGGAAGGCAGAAATACAGAGAACAGGAATTATtaacatgaatatttattttatgtctttatgaTTTGAGAACATACAATACGTGTTTTCTCTGCCCAAATCAGGTGTTTATCTTGGAAGAGTTGCTCAGTCCCATTGTCACACCTTTCATTCTCATCTTCCTCCTGAGGAACAAGTCTCTAGAAATTATTGACTTCTTCAGGAACTTTACTGTGGAGGTGGTTGGTGTCGGAGACATCTGTTCCTTTGCACAAATGGACATCAGACGCCATGGAAACCCAACCGTAAGGCTTGGTTCTTCTGAGAATGGCAATATATTCAATAGCTATCTGAAACTGATGAGAAGATCCATAATAAGGTGATGTCCTAGTGAATGCTGTGGCAGAGTTCTTTcgtgaatgtgtatgtgtctttgtgtgtttctccagTGGATGTCAGAGGGCCAGACTGAGGCGTCTGTATACCAGCAGGCTGAGAATGGCAAAACAGAGCTGTCTCTCATGCATTTTACCATTAAGAACCCACGCTGGCAGCCGCCACAGGAAAGCTCGGTGTTTATCAGCCATCTAAAGGAGAAGGTGCAGCATGATGCACAGGGTGGCCCCTCCAcccagctgctgctctctgagGCTCCTCTCTGCACCTCACTACAGTCTAATGAGTCTGCCACTGGGGTAAGAAACCTTGAAAATCATGCAAGCAGGCATTTCCTGTAGTGTTTGTCTCGTTTCTTGgatcacattttctttattgtattatttagaGAGTCCTTCTAAGAAGGGAAGTTAAGAACAGTATAGttgttaaaataattaattccGAGTTACCATAAATACTTccagaaaatgttttctccaCAAGCCATTAATTCATATATTACTGGAATATTTAATTACTTATTATAGTTTAAAAGAATTCCCTAAACAATTATACTGTCAGATTATTTCTATATGTGTTTATCTAATTGCTCTGATGTATGTTGTGGCTTCCAGCCTGATACTCTGTTGGCCAGTGTCCTGGCCCATCCCATTCTGACTGCATCTGGACTACAGGGACGAGACCATCGCTTCATCCCACCAAgcactgctgcttctgctgctgccagtGTCCTGGCCTCTTTGTCCACCTCACAGCTTGCACATCCTCACCGTGGCCACTCACATGGCCTCCTGCAGTCCTCTGTCCACCCTGAGAGCACCATGTACCGCAGTGAGCGGACCATCATTGAGAGGTAGCTGTCGGCCGTTATATTTTCCATGGCAATATTACCATACTGCTGATACAGAAATACTGCAACTGGTCATTAGCTTTCATtaagttctttctttttcagtatGTCTAATAGTGACTCTCACATCCGGAGCAATGCACTGCACTCAGAGTTTGCCACTGCAGAGATGAGTCTTCATGCCATCTACATGCATGAGGTAATTTTAGAGCCATGAGCCTTCAGTCTCTGTTGTTTGTATTATTCTGATAcctgtcttcttttttctttatctgtgaTTTCAAAGTTACATACTACATTTTGAGTATCAGATTGATAGTGGgaaaatgtgtcaaaacacCCACTTAGTCAACAGAGGATAATAGTTTAAAATTCAAAAGGTAAATTTTTAGTGTAGTGCTGCTTTCAGTATGCCTTGTAGACCACGAGTGAAGAGATCTCTTCTGCTGTATGTTAACAACGGCTCGTCTCTCCAGCTCCACCAGCAGAGCTCCCACTCACAGAGAACCTCGGGGCAGTGGCAGAATACAGTGCCAATGAGAGAtctgcacagaaacactggtaatgaaaatattcattttgaaCTTTCTAAGAGAGTTGAATCACATCTAACAGTGCAGTAATTAATCATTGGATGTTAAAAGTTAATCATtggatgttttaaaatgtatttatcggATtgttatataaattatttgcaTTCTTCAAATCCACCAAATTTAGCACATTTTAGCAGGTTATACACAGACATGGAAAGCAGAGAGAAGTATTTGCGTTTTGTTAATTACAAATGTAGTAACTATATTTAGGAAAAAACACAGCGCATTgaatctgctgtttttaaaattacaggTATTGAAATGTGTAGAAAATCTTCAAAATctcatttctgtgctttttgtATTGACATATTGACAATGACAATTCCACTTTGTTTTATCACCCTTTTCAGGCTACCAGGCGGCACATCGTGGCCTTGGTTCCAGCATGTCCATGCCTACCCCTGTCCACCTTGGTCGCTggcaagaagaagaggaagaggaggatgtaGGTGATCAGGAGATTAACAGTGGATCTACTCCAAAGCAGGGCACCAGGAGTAGTTGTTGAAGTGCCTTATGCAATAAGGTATATGCTCTCTTTTAGACTCGAAGATGACACTTGTCCATCATCTATAGTTTGTGGTTCTGTATTCTGTCACATACTTACTTGTTAAGTTTAAGCTATGGCCTTTTATCCTACAACGGATACATTGCCATGGTAATGTTTcctctttttagtttttacattgTGCTTTCATCAATGAACATTGTGGCCTTAGATGATCGTCATGGAAAATTTAGCATGGACCTTTAAAACATTGTTCAGCATTAGTTGTGGGAGGAGCTAATTAAATATCCACTGTCTCTTTACCTCCACGCCTCATCCTGTCGCATTAGGCAGACTATGGCATCAGGGAAACCATATGTCTTCCATCCATCTCATTACCATTTTATCATAAACTTATATAGACAAACTGCTTATAAAGTTTGAATGAATGAGAGACAATTTAGTGTATTCATAGATCACTGTGTGAAGATGGATATGGGCAATTTTATGGTGGAATGCAGAAGGCTCATCGTGACTTCTGCTGATCTTGTGTTTGCACAATTCAAGTAATTGTGCATTACTGGGTCACTGCAAGCTGCATCTTAGCTGCCTGAACAattttaatctgaaaaaaaaatcatttaaagttGTGATGTTTGACCCTGGTtatttgtaaatacatttttgcattttacttatacttaaatgtcactttttacCAAAACTAATCCTTGAAAAATATACCAAGTATTGATATGATAACACTCACTGTACAGTAGCCATACCACTAAAACATCATGTGTACCTTACAAAAACCTACTAGGTGTGATAAAATATGTTCTTTAAAGTAGGCATACACATGCTTttttgctgctgtctgtgtttaccAGCCCTAAATACAGATTTTGTTCAGTATTAATATTTATACAGATGATGCATCAAGACATTGCTTTTCCTTAAAACAAGACTGAAACTTCGTGCTAAGTACACTTGGCATTAAAATCTTAATGCAGATagaagatgtgtttttaattctcTTTAGGCTGGACACAAAGTCAGCTTTATGCCTTAACTCCCATATAGACATATGTATTTAAATCCTAGTTTTCTGTGTTACCTCATTGGTGGTGAAGAAAAACTAATACTCCAACCAATACCTCTGCAGTATAtatgggttttattttgaacagaTGCATCTTTTAACTGCATTTTTGATGTTAATGACAGGTGTAAATGGAacccatttcattttcagttttatttcctgCCCAGCAGATGTGTATATTTAAGCACTGATGTCCTGGGAATAGTGTGGAGGAAGATTCTATGCTTTTATTGTTAAATCATAGAGACAAAAGCTTTTCCACAGTCAGCATCATTTGTTAGCTTTAGGAATATTTATTACGTGCTTTACCCCAGATATTTAATtgatatatatgtattatttatttgaaaaatattttggattACTTTGTTAAAAGCTCATAATCTcattaatgaaagaaaattgcATACCCCTTCTGTTAAGAGCAGTTtcaaaaagttttttgtttttgaaattctgcccaaaaatattttttaatgcaaaaacatGCCGAGCTGCATGATATTGAATGTGATTTACGCTTGAAATAAACTTGTTCTAAATCTGCTTTTTGATGCAGTGTCCAAAATATCAATCTAACCATTTTTATTGCATTCTGTATAGATCTTGTTCTCCTCTACTGCAAGACTTTAGATAGTAAAAATGTGCTTTGCCCTCTCTCATGTGTAGACAAGTGTATGTCTGTTTATCTATGGAACAGATGTGTTCTAAAACCTGCGTAATTGTgctaacatgaacacagaactTTGCACTGATAGAAAAaagtgtgtgcgcgcgtgtgtgtgtgcgcgtgtgtgtgtgtgtatatatacagtacatgcaataGTTACAGTTCAAAAAGGGCAGGTCTCACCAGGGACATTGAACCAATCTCCATCCTAACAGACCTCTTTTCAATGTTTGTATATACGCATAGCATCAGCATGTGTTGTATTGTCATTGTCCACAGCAGACCATCAGGTAGCACTGTGGCCAGTTTTTACCTCTGGTCAGTAAAAGTTAGCCCTGTGGGGGatgatgtgtgtttctctcctATTCTTAAATATGCTTACATAGGTATTGTGGTCATTGTTCATTTGTGATACATCCTACAAATGCAGTTCATGTTGTAGAGACACTGGAGCTCAGCTTTGTGTACAGAGTCGATATCTTTTGACTGTCTCCACATTTCTACCCCACTGctatgtttgtcattttattttaagcagTGCCTTAGTATTAaggaatattttctcttttttagaAGCCACTTTAATAAACCACCAGATTTAGCACTGTTTgctatgtacagtatttttgtttAGTGGATCATTACATATAACATCAAATATGTAGTGAAATTGTGGCTTGTAAGATGACTTTCAACCTAACCTTGTATCTTGTATCAGTCTGTTGTGCATTTATTCTTGTCATGGTGTCTAAACTTGCACTGTCTTCAAAATCTTAAAGAAGCAAGAGTATGCCTTGTAATTGGTGGTGTCATCATGGCCAAACCTCTCGTCATCCAGTGGTTTCTTACCTACTAACCAGTCTAAGAAACACAGTGACTGGAACAAGGTGCTAAGTTTTCATCCttaaatgttgaatttgtttaagacatgtttatttttttttcttgttgttttttgttacaTAGGTTTGCCTATTTTGTTCTGGAAAATAAGAAACACTAGCTGATAAATGAAACATGCCAAAAGAACTTGTTTTTGGCACAGCTTTACAATACATGTCTGCTGTGAGTGTGTAGAGAGGCAAATAAATCTTATTTTGAGTGTATTTTACCATTTCATGTGTAGTAAttatgttctctctctctgttttatttatatatatatatatatatatatatatatatatatatatatatataaaataaataaactaatgcTGGGATTTGTTCAGATAAAAACAGCTgatcataaaaaaagaaagctcatAAAGAAGAGCCTTATAAGTTGAGTGAGAGATGTGTTCCAAACTGGGCATTGAATGAGAGGCTCCTAACTAACTCCTAGTGGGGATTTCATATAAGACACTGTGATACAATTTGCAGGAAAAGATATAACTTGGACCAGTTGTTCAAAACCTTTGTCCAGAGGCTACCTGcacatattattattttgttacacATTATTTTGTCTTATATTTTTTATGACTTGTCTCCCCCCTACACCCTTTTAGGTACACAGTGCCATCTGCTGTTCATTCTTGGTTATCTGTGTCTAACTGATGCTTTTCTCGcttatcaaatgttttttgaagggaacacaaatgtgtttcctctgtgAACATGATACAGTCATGACCTTAATCTTGAAATAGCTGAGAGAGGTCAGCTGGACCACTGGTGTAAGTCAGATATTTGAGCATATACATTGCATGCTTTTTGAGAAAATTATCTCATCACAAAGAAATGTCTTTTTGGGATTTCATCCAAAGCTGTAGTTGCTAAGCCAGGTGCTGCATGCCAGTCTACTGTGCTCCAGGTGCCATGAGAGAGCACTGCTGACTGAAAACGAGTTTTGAAAGATTACCAAAGGCTAAGGAAATATTATCTCTGATGTGATTTGATCCTTTTGCACTGATTGGGCAACAAAAACTATAGCCtgtggaagagaaggaaaaaaaaaacaagtggacATAAGGttgcatttaaaatgcattatttttttcccctcacataCTGTATTACACATTAGAAATCTGTATGTGTGGCAAAGACAGAAGAGTTTATCAGTTTCTTGTTATTTAgctttttctctgtgtacttTTCAGGAGTTATGTAGATCAAACACAGCGGCTAGAACAGCACAAAGTAGCTGCAAGTAGCAACAGTGGATTACTGTCTGCTAGAGTTTCGGGGAGTTTAAATCAGGGTCCAAGCGACCTGCTGCTGTCATTCATCAGCACTGGGGGAAAGCCCACACTGGAAGACTAAGAAAATACCATGGGAGCCAAAGAATAGGGAAGACAGGGGTAAGACTTGCTACCCCTTAATTTTAGACTATAAGCATTAGATTGAAGCAACACAGGCTAATTAATCTCAATATTTGTAAGATATAggcatttatatttaaaaaaaatagaggtTAAGAATGTCTAAATATGTGATAAAGTAGAGGGTATTTCAAAGTCGCTTACACATCCCTACTATCTACCTGTTATTTCAAGGTGAATGATTGCTAAGTGTTTTCACCATATTAACATTGTCATGTGAGTTACATGTAACACATTACTGTATTTCAGGCTTTTGAACAATATGAAGTCATGATTCAATCATGACCAGCAGGGTAAAGCAGCTGTcacagtggtggtggtggtggaaaaCAATAGGCCATAACACTGTGACAAGTTCAGCTAATCTAACATTCAATCAAAACAAAGGCGTAACACACACTGTATCCATACACATAGATAACTGGCATTTTCTAGTTGTACTCAAAAGATAGTATGGAATCTGTGGGAAAGATACTGAATCCCAGAAACTGGGCTG from Mastacembelus armatus chromosome 17, fMasArm1.2, whole genome shotgun sequence encodes the following:
- the atg9b gene encoding autophagy-related protein 9B gives rise to the protein MANLEAYQEYQRIEDFEEDSPPGEEDLLVHVPEGLKDSWHHIKNLDNFFTRIYHFHQKNGFACMMMSEFFELVQFLFVVTFTTFLVNCVEYDVLFANRAVNHTGSTQNPLDRNKVTLPDAILPTQQCTQRIQENSWIIFLLVMAAIFWIYRLVKVFCNVLSYWEIRQFYIKALKIRMDELCNFTWQEVQDRLISLQREQQMCIHKKELTELDIYHRILRFKNYMVAMINKSLLPVQLQLPLLGNLVFLTQGLKYNFELILFWGPGSLFQNKWNLHPKYKRSGNRLELAQQLSRVILLMGLANLLLCPFILVWQVLYAFFSYTEVIRREPGSLGARRWSLYGRLYLRHFNELDHELHGRLGRAYKPTSKYMNSFTSPLLTVLAKNIAFFSGSVLAVLIALTVYDEDVLTVQHILTAITVLGVVITIARSFIPDEHMVWCPEQLLQCMLAHIHYMPDHWRGNANKSETRDEVAQLLQYKAVFILEELLSPIVTPFILIFLLRNKSLEIIDFFRNFTVEVVGVGDICSFAQMDIRRHGNPTWMSEGQTEASVYQQAENGKTELSLMHFTIKNPRWQPPQESSVFISHLKEKVQHDAQGGPSTQLLLSEAPLCTSLQSNESATGPDTLLASVLAHPILTASGLQGRDHRFIPPSTAASAAASVLASLSTSQLAHPHRGHSHGLLQSSVHPESTMYRSERTIIESMSNSDSHIRSNALHSEFATAEMSLHAIYMHELHQQSSHSQRTSGQWQNTVPMRDLHRNTGYQAAHRGLGSSMSMPTPVHLGRWQEEEEEEDVGDQEINSGSTPKQGTRSSC